AATTTCATGCTCCGGATGCCAGCGATTTCAAAACAAAGTATTCTCGCCGGGTAAAAGATATGCTTGAAGTAATCGAAAGAAATAAAATAGAGGAAATCCTCAAAGACTCTGCAAGGCCATCGAGACTCGAAATTGAGTCAATATTGGACAAAGCTCGTGCATTGAAGGGTCTTTCTTTATTGGAACTTGCCAGGCTGCTTGCACTTGAAGACCTAGACCTCTTGGAGCAAGTTTTTTTAGCAGCGAGAGAAGTAAAGGAGAAAGTATACGGCAAACGGCTTGTATTTTTTGCACCGCTTTATGTTTCAAATTACTGCGCGAATAACTGTTTGTACTGTGGGTTCAGAAGGGACAATAAGGATCTTGAGCGGCGATGCCTTACGGTTGACGAAGTTCGTGAGGAAGTCAAAATTCTCCTGGCGGAAGGTCATAAGAGATTACTCCTTGTATTTGGAGAGCACCCTCATTACTCGGGAATAGACTACATGGAGGAAGTCATATCTGCTGTATATAGTGTTCATACTCCTGATGGAGAAATTCGCCGGGTAAATGTAAACAGTGCGCCACTTACCGTAGAAGATTTTCGCCGCTTGAAAGCATGTGGAATTGGCACATATCAATTATTTCAAGAAACATACCACCCGAGCATTTACAAATACGTTCACCCATCTGGTCCCAAAGCCAATTATGAGTGGAGGCTTACGGCCATTAACAGGGCTTTTGAAGCGGGGATTGACGACGTAGGCATTGGCGTTCTCTTTGGACTTTATGATTACAAATATGAATGCGTTGCAATGCTAGCTCACATACAGAATTTAGAAGAAAATTTTGGAATCGGGCCGCACACAATTTCAGTACCACGACTTGAACCCGCACTTAATGCTCCTCTTGCAGCCAAGCCGCCCTACCCTGTTACTGACTTCGAATTTCGGAAAATAATCGCTTCCATAAGACTAGCAGTCCCATATACTGGAATTATTCTTACTACCAGAGAACGGCCCGAATTTCGTGATGAACTCTTCGCGTTAGGGGTATCGCAAATTAGCGCTGGGTCTGTAACTTCTCCTGGTGGATACAAGCGGCGACAAAAACATGCTCCAGAGGCTGAGCAATTCGAAATAGGAGATACTAGATCGCTTGAGGAGCTTGTGGCAACAATAATTAAAAAAGGCTATATTCCGAGCTTTTGCACCGCATGCTATCGACTAAAGCGAACTGGCGATAGGTTTATGTCTTTGGCAAAAACGGGCAATATTGGACAAATGTGCCTGCCGAACGCAATCTTATCTTTTGAAGAATACATACTTGATCATGCTACCCCTTTTACTCGTGCTGCAGGTCAAAAAGTTGTAGACAAATCGCTCGAAGAGTTACCGGCAGAGATGCGCACGCGGACACGACGACTCCTTGAAGAACTTCGCTCAGGGAAACGTGATCTTTACGTATAAGGCCACTTTGTTAGCTCGAAGCTATGGATTCCCTATTTGAAAAAGCTATTGAAACTGGCAATCTAAGCAGAGAAGAGATTATCAGCCTCTTATCGCTTGATGAAAAGGAAAGTATAGCTCGCCTTTTGGCAGTTGCTGATCAGGTGCGGAAAGAAGAGTGTGGCGATGATGTCCATATTCGAGGATTGATAGAATTCTCGAACATTTGCATAAGGAATTGCTTGTACTGCGGACTGAGGCGAGAAAATAACAAAGTCAGAAGATATCGCATGAGCATAGACGAAGTTGTTGAGGCCGCAGTTAAGGTTGGAAAATATGGCGTTGGTACTGTAGTTCTCCAATCCGGTGAGGACCCCTGGTTCACGGCCGAACGAATGGCTGAAATTATTCAAAAAATCAAATCCAAGGTGGTTTGCGCTGTTACCCTCTGCATTGGCGAGCGTTCATCGGAGGACTACCGGATAATGAGAGAAGCCGGCGCAGATAGGTTCCTTCTTCGACACGAAACAGCGAATCCGGAGTTATATAGGCGGCTTCATCCCGATATGTCTTTTGTGAATAGATTGTGTTGTTTGAATAATCTGCGCGAGCACGGCTATCAGGTTGGCGCTGGAAACATAGTTGGTTTGCCAGGTCAGTCTGTGGCCGACCTAGCAGATGATGCGCTCTTCGTGAAAGAATTGGATGCAGATATGGTTGGAATTGGCCCTTTTATTCCCCACCCCAACACACCACTAGCCAACTATCCTAGCGGGAGCCTTGATATGAGCCTAAAAATGGTTGCTGTTGTGCGAATCGTAACGCGAAATGCTCTTATACCTGCAACCACAGCAGTGGGAACAGTCGACCCATTTGGACGAGAAAAAGCTCTAATGGCTGGCGCAAACGTTGTTATGCCAAACTTCACTCCACTCGAGTACCGCGTTCACTATGAGATCTATCCTGCTAAGAAGTGCATTACCGAAGATCCACAGCATTCTTTGGCGGATATACGTGCTAGGATTGAGTCAATTGGCAGAAGGGTGGCTACTGGACCAGGGCATTCACCAAAGAAGAGACTTTAAAACCCAACTAGTTCTTTGAGTCTTTTTGCGTTTTGTACCGCAAAGCCTTTATAGTCATTATTAAAGTATACATAGACGTCCACATTCTCAAGCATTCCTTTTACTTGTTCAGCCCACCATTCAAGCATTGGTTCTTCATAGTTGCCTTCGGTTTCAATGCCGCCGCTATGCATGCGAATATAGGCGAAAGGTGCTGTCGCTTTGATAATCCGTGGCAAACCAGGGGCACTCATAATGCAATAACCTACAGAATACTCTTTCAACAAATTAAAAACTTCATCTATTTGCCAAGTAGGATTGCGGAATTCCATCACGTGTCGGAGGTCATTAGGGAGTAATTCAAGGAAGCTCTGAAGTCTTCCCAAATCTATTTTAAAACTTGGCGGAAGCTGGTACAAAATTGGGCCTAGCTTTTCACCCAATCCACGTGCATTGTTAATTATTCTTTCCAGTGGTTCTTTAGGATCTCTTAGTCTTTTTTGATGAGTTAAGTACCTGCTTGCCTTGACTGCAAAAGTAAAACCATCTGGTGATTCGTTTCGCCATTTTTCGAAAGTCTCGCGCTCCGGTAGACGGTAAAACGAAAAATTAATTTCTACTGTATCGAAATATTGGGCATAAAACTCAAGCCATTTCTTACTAGGCAAGCCTTTCGGATAGAAAACGTCCACCCAGTGGTTATAATTCCATCCTGATGTGCCAATATATGCCCGATTCTTCATAGTGTCACCTTAAACCAATTTAAACCATGCATATTGGCGTATATAGCTCAGGGCGGCGACCTTCACGTGGCATTTTAGGTTCAAGCTGAATTTTTGCGCGAACTATCTCTTCTTCCGTTCCACCCCTTGCAATAATATTGCCATTTGGGTCAAGAATCATGCTATTGCCAATGCAAATAAGATTATTGTCTTTGCCAATTTTATTTGCCCATATGACATAACATCTCCCGAATTTTGAATTGGCTGTTAGAACGATTTCCCATGACCGCATTGTATCTTCAATCTTGTCTGGGCTAGAGAGACCTACACTTGGCATTAACACGATTTGTGCGCCTTTTAGGTCAAGGACTCTTATGCTTTCGATGTGGAAAGCGTCATAGCAAACTAGGATTCCAATTCGCCCTAGACTTGTTTCAAATACAGAAAGCTCATTTCCAGGTGAAAACCCTGCTTCAAGGTCAGCTTGAAATAAGTGAACCTTTCTGTGTTTTCCAACAATATTTCCATCAGCACCAATCAGCACTGCTGTGTTATAAATCTTTTCACCTTCACGTTCGGCGAGACCGAAACATATCCACGCATTTCTCGTAACCGCTATCTGGGATATAATCGTTGTTAGAGGTCCAGGGACAGGTTCTGCAAAACGCTTCATATCTTTGCCAAGCCAATAGCCTGTAAAAGAAATTTCCGGCAGCACAACTAAATCAGCTAAATGGGCTGCTTTGTCAAGCAAGTGAATTGCCTTATCTGTATTGTGGGTTTTATCGTACATTTCCGTGGCGTACTGTACCGCAGCTACATGTATAGGAAACATCTCTTCAAACCTCCGGGATTAGTCGCTGTAGACAAATGGATGCTATTATCGCTTTTACTCAGACCACCATTATCCTTAAACACTATATCTCTTGCTTAAAATTTTCCCAATCAGAAATTAGGAAAAAAATTATTTTGACGAATGTTTAAGTTTTTCAAAGTAGGGTATTTATTTTGTGTACCCGAAAGTGCCCCCGGTACTTTGAGTTTTGCCAGGCTAGACCACGAGCCTTGCAGTTTGAACCTGGCTGGAAACGGCTCAGGAACTGACTGCAAGGTTGTCCGTAGGGAACCCTAACCTCCGTATGGAGGAAACTCCATACGGGGTGGTAAGGAGACCGAAGGGCACGTCGTGATACGAAAGCGCCGCCGCCTGCCTACGCGATAGCATCAAGAGGCAAGGAGCGTCGCGTAAGTTAAACGGCGACTGTGCTAAGGCCTGGCATTTTTTATCTATAAAAAGCAAGCGCTTGTTATTAAATGTTAACACCTCCCAAATCATAAAGTTGCATTGACACCGTCTTCTTACCTACCTAGAATTTTCTATGTTTCCTTTTTGGAGGAGAAGGTGAGATGAAGGTCTTTTGGCTTGCAATGCTTACCGCAATTCTTTGGGGTATAACGCCTGTACTTGATAAGCTGGGTTTGGAAAAAGCAACACCACATGCCGCTTTAACTATTAGGACTATTGTAATAGCCATTGGATTAATGGTGTTCTTGGGTGCTTCAGGTAGTTGGAGCGAACTAATTACAATTGATAGGCGTTCTGTAATGTATATAATCCTTGGTGCACTTGCGGCAGGACTGATTGGCCAGCTGGTGTATTATTACGCTTTAAAAGCTGGTGAAGCCGCATGGGTTGTGCCTATAGCGGCTACTTATCCGCTTGTAACTGCCGCTGTGGCTGTCGTCTTTCTCAAAGAACCTGTTACACCCGGTAAAATCCTTGGCGCTGTGCTAATTGTGCTCGGTATTCTGGTGATAAGGCTGGACCAAGTATTATGGCCAAGGTAGGTGCAATTATTGTCAGAAAGTGCCGTGTTTTATTACATTAAGCTTAGGGCGACCACGGATGGCGGCTAGTGCTCATAATTCGCTATTATCAGCAGTGATATGATGATTAAATTGATTCACATCTAGCCAATTCCAATGCTTTCAAAGATGCCTTAAGTGCTTGGAGGCCGTCATAACCCGAAGGCAAATCAATCAACTGTTCCTGTGTAATGCTCTTGGCGAATAGGGAGTACATCTTGTCGAAAGCCTTTGCAGGTGAAGTAATTGTCTTGCGGAAGCATTCATTTTTGCTGTAAAGGCTAAACTCTCGCCTGTTTTCCTGGCCCTCAATGCTACACTGTAGATTTGCATAGCTTATCAAACCTTCTGTTCCTATTAAGTCATGCCGCAGATTAGCTTCGTGCGCAGGGGTATTATGTGTATACGCCCAACCCTGCTCAATTATAAACAATACGCCATTTTCCATTTTACCTGTAGCTATCACATGGTCGGGGTTTGGGTAATCCTCTATATGTGTGCCTATGGCATGAATTTCGGCAAACTCTGATTTGCTAAACCATCGGCAAAGGTCGAAGTGGTGGATTCCACAGTCAACGATTGGGCCCAATCCAACGGTTATCAACATTCTATAGCGGTCTTTCCCTGCCCACCGGCCACCCATCCAATTTCCAATTCCTCGAATTACTTTTAGCTCACCAATTGCACCTTGGTCAAGCAGTGCTTTCATCTGCGGCATCGGTTCTGTGTGGCGTAGCTCGAAATTGATGGCAAATAGGCGTTTAGCTTTTTCCATCGCTTTAATCATTTCTTCAGCAAGCTCAACGCTTTGTGCGATTGGCTTTTCGCATAAGACATGCTTGCCTGCTTCTGCGGCATCCAATACTACAGGATGATGCTGGTCGAGGGGAACAGCAACTCCGACGGCGTCAATATCGTCACGCGCAAGAAGGTCTCGATAATCGGTATATATAGCCGCAACTTTGTACTTTTCAGCTAGTTCCTCAAGTCTTGCTTGATTTAGGTCAGAGAGTGCAACAAGTTCGATTTCTTCGCAATTTGATATCGCTGGTATATGTCCATAGCAGGCTACAGTCCCACATCCAATCATTCCAATCCTAACTTTTTCTGCCATAAAGGCCTCCAAAACCCAGCTTATTTTAAAACCCAGAGTTATAAGTTACTTCAATTTACAAAAGTTTCTTCGTATGATTCGAAACTCTAAGTCTTTCTTAGTATAGCCAACCTCTCGGAGGAGTGCATGTGCCTTATCAAAGTCTCTAACTAATTCGAAAGGTGAATGCGCATCTGCCGTTACAACAACCGAAATACCTCGATTGATGCAACCTTTTAGAATTGAAAGCGATGGGTATTGTTCCTTGCATGGTCTGTGCCAACCAGAAGTATTTAATTCGACAACCATTTCCGAATCGGCAATTGCGTCCAATGTCGCCGAAATCTCCTTGCTAAGGTCGACCGAAGCATGGTGTCCAAATTTCTTTGTTAGGTCGAGATGCCCGGCAATGTCAAATAAACCGCTTTCCGCCATTTTTCTAACGCTTTTCCAATAGCCACGTATTATTTCATTTCTCTGTTCTTGATTTAGGGTATCCCACTTTTCAGCGGCTTCGTCAATTGGGAAGTCGCCAAAAAAGTGAACCGACCCTATTGCATAGTCGAAAGGATATTTGGCAAGTACATTGCGGATGACATCTTCCGTTTCAGGGAAATAGTCCATCTCGATGCCCAGGCGGACGGTTAGGTTGCCGGTTGCTTTTTTTGCGGCTGTTTGCACTTCTTCGACATAGACTTCAAGCATATTTGGAGGGATGCTCCAGGTAATTAGAGAATTGTTTGGATGTATAACACAATGGTCAGATATTCCTAGCTCGTCTAGTCCCAACTTGCTTGCCCAAAGGACAAAGTCGGCTATCTCACCTTCTCCATCGCTCCAACGTGAGTGTGTATGATATGATGTTCGCATGTCTATTAGTTTAACATATTGATGAAGTCTTCAGCAAACAGTTGCATTTAGCCTAAAATGGTGATACGCCATTATTGAATGTTAATTGGATGTTGGGAGGTTTAATTGGACAGGCGCTTGTTTAGATTCTTTTTCTTTCTTGGAGTATTTATGTTTGGGGGGTTAATGATGGCTGGCAAGACATCTGCTGTGCCTAAAGCTGATTTTTATGTTTCCACATGTGGGAG
This window of the Armatimonadota bacterium genome carries:
- the hydG gene encoding [FeFe] hydrogenase H-cluster radical SAM maturase HydG, with amino-acid sequence MLEVIERNKIEEILKDSARPSRLEIESILDKARALKGLSLLELARLLALEDLDLLEQVFLAAREVKEKVYGKRLVFFAPLYVSNYCANNCLYCGFRRDNKDLERRCLTVDEVREEVKILLAEGHKRLLLVFGEHPHYSGIDYMEEVISAVYSVHTPDGEIRRVNVNSAPLTVEDFRRLKACGIGTYQLFQETYHPSIYKYVHPSGPKANYEWRLTAINRAFEAGIDDVGIGVLFGLYDYKYECVAMLAHIQNLEENFGIGPHTISVPRLEPALNAPLAAKPPYPVTDFEFRKIIASIRLAVPYTGIILTTRERPEFRDELFALGVSQISAGSVTSPGGYKRRQKHAPEAEQFEIGDTRSLEELVATIIKKGYIPSFCTACYRLKRTGDRFMSLAKTGNIGQMCLPNAILSFEEYILDHATPFTRAAGQKVVDKSLEELPAEMRTRTRRLLEELRSGKRDLYV
- the hydE gene encoding [FeFe] hydrogenase H-cluster radical SAM maturase HydE, whose product is MDSLFEKAIETGNLSREEIISLLSLDEKESIARLLAVADQVRKEECGDDVHIRGLIEFSNICIRNCLYCGLRRENNKVRRYRMSIDEVVEAAVKVGKYGVGTVVLQSGEDPWFTAERMAEIIQKIKSKVVCAVTLCIGERSSEDYRIMREAGADRFLLRHETANPELYRRLHPDMSFVNRLCCLNNLREHGYQVGAGNIVGLPGQSVADLADDALFVKELDADMVGIGPFIPHPNTPLANYPSGSLDMSLKMVAVVRIVTRNALIPATTAVGTVDPFGREKALMAGANVVMPNFTPLEYRVHYEIYPAKKCITEDPQHSLADIRARIESIGRRVATGPGHSPKKRL
- a CDS encoding DUF72 domain-containing protein encodes the protein MKNRAYIGTSGWNYNHWVDVFYPKGLPSKKWLEFYAQYFDTVEINFSFYRLPERETFEKWRNESPDGFTFAVKASRYLTHQKRLRDPKEPLERIINNARGLGEKLGPILYQLPPSFKIDLGRLQSFLELLPNDLRHVMEFRNPTWQIDEVFNLLKEYSVGYCIMSAPGLPRIIKATAPFAYIRMHSGGIETEGNYEEPMLEWWAEQVKGMLENVDVYVYFNNDYKGFAVQNAKRLKELVGF
- a CDS encoding carbon-nitrogen hydrolase family protein; the protein is MFPIHVAAVQYATEMYDKTHNTDKAIHLLDKAAHLADLVVLPEISFTGYWLGKDMKRFAEPVPGPLTTIISQIAVTRNAWICFGLAEREGEKIYNTAVLIGADGNIVGKHRKVHLFQADLEAGFSPGNELSVFETSLGRIGILVCYDAFHIESIRVLDLKGAQIVLMPSVGLSSPDKIEDTMRSWEIVLTANSKFGRCYVIWANKIGKDNNLICIGNSMILDPNGNIIARGGTEEEIVRAKIQLEPKMPREGRRPELYTPICMV
- a CDS encoding EamA family transporter, which gives rise to MKVFWLAMLTAILWGITPVLDKLGLEKATPHAALTIRTIVIAIGLMVFLGASGSWSELITIDRRSVMYIILGALAAGLIGQLVYYYALKAGEAAWVVPIAATYPLVTAAVAVVFLKEPVTPGKILGAVLIVLGILVIRLDQVLWPR
- a CDS encoding Gfo/Idh/MocA family oxidoreductase, whose product is MAEKVRIGMIGCGTVACYGHIPAISNCEEIELVALSDLNQARLEELAEKYKVAAIYTDYRDLLARDDIDAVGVAVPLDQHHPVVLDAAEAGKHVLCEKPIAQSVELAEEMIKAMEKAKRLFAINFELRHTEPMPQMKALLDQGAIGELKVIRGIGNWMGGRWAGKDRYRMLITVGLGPIVDCGIHHFDLCRWFSKSEFAEIHAIGTHIEDYPNPDHVIATGKMENGVLFIIEQGWAYTHNTPAHEANLRHDLIGTEGLISYANLQCSIEGQENRREFSLYSKNECFRKTITSPAKAFDKMYSLFAKSITQEQLIDLPSGYDGLQALKASLKALELARCESI
- a CDS encoding histidinol-phosphatase is translated as MRTSYHTHSRWSDGEGEIADFVLWASKLGLDELGISDHCVIHPNNSLITWSIPPNMLEVYVEEVQTAAKKATGNLTVRLGIEMDYFPETEDVIRNVLAKYPFDYAIGSVHFFGDFPIDEAAEKWDTLNQEQRNEIIRGYWKSVRKMAESGLFDIAGHLDLTKKFGHHASVDLSKEISATLDAIADSEMVVELNTSGWHRPCKEQYPSLSILKGCINRGISVVVTADAHSPFELVRDFDKAHALLREVGYTKKDLEFRIIRRNFCKLK